In Lactiplantibacillus pentosus, the sequence CTCGGTCACCAAATAGCTTGAAGCATTGTTCAGCAAACTTAACAAATAGCTCAACAACATGCTTAGACTCCCATCCATGATACTTGTCATAGAGTTCGACCGGCAAATCAAAGTGATGCAAGTTAATGTAGGGTGTAATATGATGTGCCAACATGGCGTCGATCACGCGGTTATAGAAGGCGACACCATCCCGATTCAAGCTCGCCGTTTCAAAATCATCAATCAGCCTGGTCCACTGAATCGAAGTTCGCAGCCCTTGAATGCCAGCTTGTGCCATCAGCGCCAGATCTTGTTCATAATCGTTGTAAAAGTTCGACGCCGTATCTGGTCCAACACCCTGATCAAATTGGTCAGGTTCCGTTGCGAACCAGTAATCAAATACATTCTGATGTTGCTTATGAAAATTACCTTCCGTCTGCGGGCCAGATGTCGCAGCTCCCCAAACAAAATTAGTGGGAAAAGTTACCATGCTTGTATCCTCCTACACCTGCTGGGACTGTTCAAAATCAACGGCAGCTCCACGTAAGTTAGCTTCATCCGTATACTGACACAATGCGAGCTCAGGCTTGAGCGTCGCAATTTCAACTTGTTCATAGATTCCAGCTAACGCCCGCTGAATCCCTGGAATCAAGTCTGGGTTATTTGAAACACCGCCACCGAGAATAATCTTTTCTGGATCAAAACTATATTGCAAGTTAAAAATGCCTTGAGCCAACGCGTCATACATTGTCTCAATTTCGTGGCGTGCTGCGATATCACCCGCATCCGCCAACTGATACAACTGCTGGCCCGATAGCGCACCCGTTTGACCGGTCATTTCCTGATAACGGCGAATCGCATTCGGAACGGTCCCTAATTCACTCAACGTACCGGTTGCATCGATCTTCGTGTAACCAAATTCACCACCAAATAGATGAGCGCCATGCCAGATTTGATGATTGAAAATCAACGCACCACCGACACCCGTACCGATCACGAGGAAGGCTAAACTGGCTGCACCTCGTCCAGCACCCGTGGTTGCTTCTGCCAACGCCGCGCAATTCGCATCATTTTCCATACTGACTGGTAAGTTGAACAGCGCTGTCAATTCAGCCTGAATCGGAAAATTATGAATGTATGGAATCGCACTCGCACCTTCGATCACACCCGTGGCTTTATTCACGGATCCTGGCGAACTAATACCAACGCCCACAATGTCTGCTTGTGCCTTCATCGCGTTAACTTCTCGCTGCAACAAATCCATAAATGCCGCCTTAGTTGTCGGCGTTTCAATCGCATGGTGGGACATCAATGTGGCGTCTTGCCAAATCGCAAATTTAATCGAAGT encodes:
- a CDS encoding ROK family protein, with product MAPLGLIDIGGTSIKFAIWQDATLMSHHAIETPTTKAAFMDLLQREVNAMKAQADIVGVGISSPGSVNKATGVIEGASAIPYIHNFPIQAELTALFNLPVSMENDANCAALAEATTGAGRGAASLAFLVIGTGVGGALIFNHQIWHGAHLFGGEFGYTKIDATGTLSELGTVPNAIRRYQEMTGQTGALSGQQLYQLADAGDIAARHEIETMYDALAQGIFNLQYSFDPEKIILGGGVSNNPDLIPGIQRALAGIYEQVEIATLKPELALCQYTDEANLRGAAVDFEQSQQV